Proteins from a genomic interval of Orbaceae bacterium lpD02:
- a CDS encoding 7-cyano-7-deazaguanine/7-aminomethyl-7-deazaguanine transporter, which translates to MFSFTLKQQRNSLYQLAFFHILIIAVSNYLVQIPLSIIGFHSTWGAFTFPFIFLTTDLTIKIFGANLARKIIFVVMIPALLLSYIISVLFFDGSWTGLDSLNHFNLLIFRIALASFSAYLVGQLIDITVFDYLRKNSKWWVAPSVAAIVGNMIDTFIFFSIAFYRSEDVFMSTNWIEIAIIDYCFKLLICGLFFLPLYGVLLNILLNNLLKNSN; encoded by the coding sequence ATGTTTTCATTTACGCTAAAACAACAGCGAAATTCGTTATATCAATTAGCTTTTTTTCATATACTAATTATTGCTGTAAGCAATTATTTAGTGCAAATTCCACTTTCAATTATTGGTTTTCATTCAACATGGGGAGCGTTTACTTTTCCATTTATTTTTTTAACGACAGATTTGACAATCAAAATCTTTGGCGCCAATTTGGCAAGAAAAATTATTTTCGTAGTTATGATACCTGCGTTATTGCTTTCTTATATAATATCTGTTCTCTTTTTTGATGGATCCTGGACAGGGTTAGATTCTCTTAATCATTTTAATTTACTCATTTTTAGAATTGCTCTAGCTAGTTTTTCAGCCTACTTGGTGGGACAACTAATCGATATTACTGTTTTTGATTATTTAAGAAAAAACAGTAAATGGTGGGTGGCTCCATCAGTTGCAGCTATTGTGGGTAATATGATTGATACTTTTATATTTTTTAGTATCGCTTTTTATCGAAGTGAGGATGTTTTCATGTCTACAAACTGGATTGAAATAGCAATAATCGATTATTGTTTTAAACTGTTAATATGTGGATTATTTTTTCTGCCTTTATATGGCGTATTACTGAATATTTTGTTAAATAATTTATTAAAAAACAGCAATTAA
- a CDS encoding integration host factor subunit alpha has product MMTLTKADIAERLTDKLNIDRQESKVLVELFFEEIRVALEKGETVKLSGFGNFTIRDKSSRPGRNPKTGENVDITARRVVTFRPGIKFRERIEKNLRSN; this is encoded by the coding sequence ATTATGACATTAACTAAAGCTGATATTGCAGAGCGTCTAACCGACAAACTTAATATAGATAGACAAGAATCAAAAGTTCTTGTAGAACTTTTTTTTGAAGAAATTCGAGTCGCCCTAGAAAAAGGTGAAACAGTAAAATTATCAGGTTTTGGCAATTTTACTATTCGAGATAAAAGTTCTCGACCTGGGAGAAATCCTAAAACAGGTGAGAATGTTGATATTACTGCTCGCAGAGTAGTAACATTCAGACCTGGTATTAAGTTTAGAGAACGTATCGAAAAAAATTTAAGATCTAATTAA
- the pheT gene encoding phenylalanine--tRNA ligase subunit beta, protein MKFSESWLREWVNPDISSEQLSDQLTMAGLEVDDVEKVASPFTGVVVGKVVECVQHPNADKLRVAKVDIGQEDLLNIVCGAPNCREGLVVACAKIGAILPGDFHIKAAKLRGEPSEGMLCSYTELGISDDHDGIIELPNDAPLGQDIRQYLQLDDHTIEVSVTPNRADCFGIIGIARDISAVNNLALIEPEFPNPAISIDDKININVIEPKAAPCYLGRVIRGIDVLAPTPLWIKEKLRRSGIRSIDVVVDITNYVLIELGHPMHAFDLQKIDGGITIRYAHPQEKLVLLDGNEIEINADTLVIADDKKALALAGIFGGKDSGVSTETKDILLEAAFFSPLAIAGKAREYGLHTEASHRYERGVDPALQHKAMERATALLLSICGGFAGPIIDVTQPSEMPKQAMILLRREKIDSLIGYHIDSQRITDILVRLGCEVFEEKNTWQVKAPSWRFDIQIEEDLIEEVARIYGYNNIPNQHINVELVMKPNSETHILDKNFKDLLVNRGYQEAVTYSFVDPKIQALLHPKQQAIILPNPISSEMSAMRLSLWSGLLDAVIYNQNRQQQRIRLFETGLRFIPDVKSEYGVKQQFVLSGVITGSVYDEHWAIKKQSVDFFDLKGDVEAILAISGINEHAEFKASDNPALHPGQSASIYIKNQLAGYLGVLHPEIEKKLSLNSKALVFELILDKINTKKIAVAQDISKYPANRRDIAIIVDSNICAADILSTCRNTGGEQLVDVNLFDIYQGDNIKEGQKSLAISLILQDKKRTLADEDINHIVNQCIAALQNRFKALLRE, encoded by the coding sequence ATGAAATTTAGTGAAAGTTGGCTACGTGAATGGGTAAACCCAGATATAAGTAGTGAGCAATTATCAGATCAGCTTACGATGGCTGGACTTGAAGTTGATGATGTTGAGAAAGTGGCAAGTCCTTTTACTGGCGTTGTTGTGGGTAAAGTCGTTGAATGTGTGCAGCATCCAAATGCTGACAAATTACGAGTGGCTAAAGTTGATATAGGGCAAGAAGATCTATTAAATATCGTTTGCGGGGCGCCTAATTGTCGAGAAGGCTTAGTGGTTGCATGTGCAAAAATTGGTGCAATATTACCCGGTGATTTTCATATTAAGGCAGCGAAACTGCGTGGTGAGCCATCCGAAGGGATGTTATGTTCGTACACAGAATTGGGTATTAGTGATGACCATGATGGTATTATTGAGCTGCCAAATGATGCGCCATTGGGGCAAGATATCCGTCAATATTTGCAATTAGATGATCATACTATCGAAGTTAGCGTTACGCCAAACCGTGCGGACTGTTTTGGTATTATTGGGATAGCCCGTGATATTTCCGCGGTTAATAATCTAGCTTTAATTGAACCAGAATTTCCAAATCCAGCTATTAGTATTGATGATAAAATTAATATTAACGTTATTGAACCGAAAGCCGCACCATGTTATTTAGGCCGAGTTATTCGAGGTATAGATGTTCTAGCACCAACACCGTTATGGATAAAAGAAAAGCTACGCCGTAGTGGGATTCGTTCAATCGATGTTGTTGTTGATATAACTAATTATGTTTTAATCGAGCTTGGCCATCCGATGCATGCTTTTGATCTGCAAAAAATTGATGGTGGAATTACTATTCGCTATGCTCATCCACAAGAAAAATTAGTGTTATTAGATGGTAATGAAATTGAGATAAATGCAGATACTTTAGTGATTGCTGATGATAAAAAAGCATTAGCATTAGCGGGTATTTTTGGTGGTAAAGATTCTGGCGTCTCAACTGAAACGAAAGATATTTTGTTAGAGGCCGCATTTTTCTCTCCGCTTGCGATTGCGGGCAAAGCAAGGGAATATGGTTTACATACAGAAGCATCACACCGATACGAAAGAGGTGTTGATCCAGCGTTACAGCATAAAGCGATGGAACGTGCGACAGCGTTATTGTTAAGCATTTGTGGTGGGTTTGCAGGACCAATTATTGATGTTACTCAGCCAAGTGAAATGCCTAAACAGGCTATGATTTTATTACGGCGGGAAAAAATTGATAGCTTAATTGGTTATCATATTGATTCTCAGCGTATTACCGATATTTTGGTTAGACTAGGCTGTGAAGTGTTTGAAGAAAAAAATACTTGGCAAGTTAAAGCGCCTAGCTGGCGGTTCGATATTCAGATTGAAGAAGATCTTATTGAAGAAGTTGCACGTATTTACGGCTATAACAATATCCCGAATCAACACATTAATGTTGAATTAGTTATGAAGCCTAACTCTGAAACACATATTTTAGACAAAAATTTTAAAGATCTATTAGTTAATAGAGGCTATCAAGAAGCTGTAACCTATAGCTTTGTGGATCCCAAAATTCAAGCTTTATTACATCCAAAGCAACAAGCAATTATTTTACCTAATCCCATTTCAAGCGAAATGTCAGCTATGCGTTTATCATTATGGTCAGGACTACTAGACGCAGTTATTTATAATCAAAATAGACAACAGCAACGTATTCGTTTATTTGAAACTGGATTGAGGTTTATACCAGATGTTAAAAGTGAATATGGCGTTAAGCAGCAATTCGTCCTTTCTGGTGTCATAACTGGTAGTGTTTATGATGAGCACTGGGCAATTAAAAAGCAATCAGTTGACTTTTTTGATTTAAAAGGTGACGTGGAAGCGATTTTAGCTATATCTGGTATTAATGAGCATGCTGAATTTAAGGCGTCAGATAATCCAGCGTTGCACCCAGGACAAAGTGCATCAATCTATATTAAAAATCAGTTAGCTGGTTATTTGGGTGTTTTACACCCAGAGATCGAAAAGAAATTAAGTTTAAATAGCAAAGCGCTTGTTTTTGAACTAATTTTAGATAAAATTAACACTAAGAAAATTGCTGTTGCTCAAGATATTTCAAAGTACCCAGCAAATCGTCGCGACATAGCGATTATTGTTGATAGTAATATTTGTGCAGCAGATATTCTTAGTACCTGTAGAAATACAGGTGGTGAACAGTTAGTAGATGTAAATTTATTTGACATATATCAAGGTGATAACATAAAAGAAGGACAAAAGAGTTTAGCTATCAGTTTGATATTACAAGATAAAAAACGTACACTAGCAGATGAAGACATAAATCATATTGTAAACCAGTGTATTGCTGCTTTACAAAACCGTTTTAAAGCATTATTAAGAGAATAA
- the pheS gene encoding phenylalanine--tRNA ligase subunit alpha, with amino-acid sequence MSQLIELVDKAKLAIESAQDINAIEQIRVEYLGKKGHFTLQMASLRDVTAEERPAVGQKINDAKQAVVVALNNKKEIIEQSALNAKLANETIDVTLPGKTMPMGGLHPVTLTINRLVDFFGKLGFVVETGPEIEDDYHNFDALNIPAHHPARADHDTFWFDANRLLRTQTSTVQIRTMETQKPPIRIIAPGRTYRNDYDQTHTPMFHQMEGLLIDKNISFTHLKGLLHDFLHCFFEDDMEIRFRPGYFPFTEPSAEVDIKAKNGKWLEVLGCGMVHPNVLRNVGIDPEVYSGFAFGMGMERLTMLRYGVTDLRSFFENDLRFLKQFN; translated from the coding sequence ATGTCTCAGTTAATTGAATTAGTAGACAAAGCCAAATTGGCAATTGAAAGTGCGCAAGATATTAACGCAATTGAGCAAATTCGCGTTGAATATTTAGGTAAGAAAGGGCATTTTACTCTACAAATGGCTTCGTTACGCGATGTTACTGCTGAAGAAAGGCCTGCGGTTGGGCAAAAAATAAATGATGCTAAACAAGCGGTTGTGGTGGCACTGAATAATAAAAAAGAGATAATTGAACAGTCAGCGCTTAACGCTAAATTAGCTAACGAAACAATAGATGTGACGTTACCGGGTAAAACGATGCCAATGGGGGGGTTACACCCTGTAACATTAACGATTAATCGGTTAGTCGATTTTTTTGGTAAGTTAGGTTTTGTGGTTGAAACTGGTCCTGAAATCGAAGATGACTATCACAATTTTGATGCGTTAAATATTCCAGCTCATCATCCAGCGCGGGCAGATCACGATACATTTTGGTTTGATGCTAATCGCTTACTTCGTACGCAGACATCTACAGTTCAAATTCGCACTATGGAGACTCAAAAACCACCGATTCGAATTATCGCGCCAGGTAGAACGTACCGTAATGATTACGATCAAACTCATACGCCAATGTTCCATCAAATGGAAGGACTATTGATTGATAAAAATATTAGTTTTACTCATCTAAAAGGCTTATTACACGATTTTCTTCACTGCTTCTTTGAAGATGATATGGAAATCCGTTTTAGACCTGGTTATTTTCCATTTACAGAGCCATCAGCAGAAGTTGATATAAAAGCTAAAAATGGTAAATGGTTAGAGGTGCTAGGCTGTGGAATGGTTCATCCTAATGTTCTACGTAATGTAGGTATTGATCCCGAAGTCTATAGCGGTTTTGCTTTTGGGATGGGGATGGAGCGTTTAACCATGCTACGTTATGGTGTAACGGACTTGCGTTCATTCTTTGAAAATGATTTACGTTTTTTGAAACAATTTAATTAA
- the rplT gene encoding 50S ribosomal protein L20, which yields MARVKRGVIARARHKKILKQAKGYYGARSRVYRVAFQAVIKAGQYAYRDRRQRKRQFRQLWIVRINAAARQCGLSYSRFINGLKKASIEIDRKILADIAVFDKNAFAALVEKAKAAL from the coding sequence ATGGCTCGTGTTAAACGTGGTGTTATTGCTCGTGCTCGTCACAAGAAGATTCTAAAACAAGCAAAAGGTTATTATGGTGCACGTTCTCGTGTATATCGTGTTGCATTCCAAGCGGTAATTAAAGCTGGTCAATACGCATACCGCGATCGTCGACAACGTAAACGTCAATTCCGCCAATTATGGATTGTTCGTATCAATGCGGCAGCGCGTCAATGTGGTTTGTCTTATAGTCGTTTTATTAATGGCTTAAAGAAGGCTTCAATTGAAATTGATCGTAAAATTCTAGCTGATATTGCGGTATTTGATAAGAATGCCTTTGCCGCTCTTGTTGAAAAAGCAAAAGCAGCATTATAG
- the rpmI gene encoding 50S ribosomal protein L35 yields MPKIKTVRGAAKRFKKTASGGFKHKQANKSHILTKKSTKRKRHLRGLTMISKGDLGLVKACVPYA; encoded by the coding sequence ATGCCAAAAATTAAAACTGTACGAGGCGCAGCAAAACGCTTCAAAAAGACAGCTTCTGGTGGATTTAAACACAAGCAAGCGAACAAGAGTCATATCTTAACCAAGAAATCGACTAAGCGTAAACGTCACCTTCGTGGTTTAACCATGATTTCAAAAGGTGATTTAGGTTTAGTCAAAGCGTGTGTTCCATACGCTTAA
- the infC gene encoding translation initiation factor IF-3, translated as MQPTRAHKINDEITAQEVRLTGIEGEQLGVVSLSEAIKQADEMSLDLVEISPNAEPPVCRIMDYGKFIYEKSKATKEQKKKQKVVQVKEIKFRPGTDEGDYQVKLRSLIRFLEDGDKAKVTLRFRGREMAHQQLGAEMLERIKDDLADLAVVESYPTKIEGRQMIMVLAPKKK; from the coding sequence ATTCAACCCACTCGTGCTCATAAAATTAATGATGAAATTACAGCACAAGAAGTCCGATTAACAGGTATTGAAGGTGAGCAACTTGGTGTTGTTAGCCTAAGTGAAGCAATAAAGCAAGCAGATGAAATGTCTCTAGACTTGGTAGAGATAAGTCCAAATGCTGAGCCGCCAGTTTGTCGCATCATGGATTACGGCAAATTTATCTATGAAAAGAGCAAGGCAACAAAAGAACAGAAGAAGAAACAAAAGGTTGTTCAGGTTAAAGAAATAAAATTTCGACCTGGTACAGATGAAGGTGACTATCAGGTAAAACTCCGCAGCCTGATTCGCTTTCTTGAAGATGGTGATAAAGCTAAAGTTACGCTACGATTCCGTGGTCGTGAAATGGCTCACCAACAGTTAGGTGCTGAGATGCTTGAACGCATTAAAGATGACTTAGCTGATTTGGCTGTTGTTGAATCTTATCCAACTAAGATTGAAGGACGCCAAATGATTATGGTGCTTGCACCGAAGAAGAAATAA
- the thrS gene encoding threonine--tRNA ligase has translation MPIITLPDGSERQFDKPVTILEIAQSIGSGLAKACIAGRVNGERKDACDLIEHNANVAIITAKDDDGLEIIRHSCAHLLGHAIKQLWPNTKMAIGPTIDNGFYYDVDLDHTLTQDDLDTLEKRMLELAKKNYDVVKEVVSWQKAYDVFSERSEPYKLAILDDNIAKDATPALYHHEEYIDMCRGPHVPNMRFCHHLKLQKIAGAYWRGDSNNKMLQRIYGTAWADKKQLDAYLQFLEEAAKRDHRRIGKQLDLYHMQEEAPGMVFWHNDGWTIFRELEVFVRVKLKEYQYQEVKGPFMMDRVLWEKTGHWDNYKDLMFTTSSENREYCIKPMNCPGHVQIFNQGLKSYRDLPLRMAEFGSCHRNEPSGSLHGLMRVRGFTQDDAHIFCTERQIRQEVNSCIKMVYDMYSTFGFKDITVKLSTRPEKRIGREEVWDIAEKDLAECLTENGIKFEYLPGEGAFYGPKIEFTLHDCLGRAWQCGTVQLDFMLPDRLDATYIGEDNDRHIPVMIHRAILGSMERFIGILTENCAGFFPTWLAPTQVEVINITDNQADYVRQLTEKLQNAGIRAKADLRNEKIGFKIREHTLKRVPYMLVCGDKEVEAGKVSVRTRQGKDLGSFEVEHVVELLQNEIRTRSLNQISE, from the coding sequence ATGCCAATTATTACTCTTCCTGATGGAAGCGAACGTCAATTTGATAAACCTGTAACAATACTTGAAATTGCACAAAGTATTGGTTCCGGCCTTGCAAAAGCTTGCATTGCTGGTCGAGTTAACGGCGAAAGAAAAGATGCTTGTGATCTCATTGAACACAATGCTAATGTTGCAATCATTACAGCCAAAGATGATGATGGGCTTGAAATTATTCGCCATTCATGCGCCCATTTACTTGGTCATGCAATTAAACAACTTTGGCCTAATACTAAAATGGCAATTGGCCCGACCATCGACAATGGTTTTTATTATGATGTCGACTTAGATCATACGCTAACTCAAGACGATTTAGATACGTTAGAAAAACGCATGTTAGAATTAGCTAAAAAGAATTATGATGTAGTTAAAGAAGTCGTGAGCTGGCAGAAAGCTTACGATGTTTTTAGTGAAAGATCTGAACCATATAAGCTTGCGATTCTTGATGACAATATTGCTAAAGATGCAACCCCTGCGCTATATCACCACGAAGAATATATTGATATGTGCCGAGGGCCACATGTGCCCAATATGCGTTTTTGTCATCATTTGAAATTACAAAAAATTGCTGGTGCGTATTGGCGAGGTGACAGTAATAATAAAATGTTACAACGCATTTACGGCACGGCTTGGGCGGACAAAAAACAACTCGATGCTTACTTGCAATTTTTAGAAGAAGCAGCGAAACGTGATCATCGACGTATTGGTAAACAGCTTGATTTATATCATATGCAAGAAGAAGCGCCAGGAATGGTGTTTTGGCATAATGATGGTTGGACTATCTTTAGAGAACTTGAAGTTTTTGTGCGTGTAAAATTAAAAGAATACCAATATCAAGAAGTGAAAGGTCCATTTATGATGGATCGCGTGTTGTGGGAAAAAACAGGTCATTGGGATAATTATAAAGATTTGATGTTTACCACATCGTCTGAAAACCGTGAGTATTGTATTAAGCCAATGAACTGTCCTGGTCATGTGCAAATTTTCAACCAAGGATTAAAATCTTACCGCGATTTACCACTTAGAATGGCTGAATTTGGTAGTTGTCATCGTAATGAACCGTCTGGTTCATTACATGGGTTAATGCGTGTACGTGGTTTTACTCAAGATGATGCTCATATTTTCTGTACTGAACGTCAGATTCGCCAAGAGGTTAATAGCTGTATTAAAATGGTTTATGACATGTACAGTACATTTGGCTTTAAAGATATCACCGTTAAACTATCTACTCGCCCAGAAAAGCGTATAGGGCGAGAAGAAGTGTGGGATATTGCTGAAAAAGATTTAGCCGAATGTTTAACTGAAAATGGTATCAAATTTGAATACCTACCTGGCGAAGGTGCATTTTATGGGCCTAAAATTGAATTTACATTACATGATTGTCTTGGCAGGGCATGGCAATGCGGAACTGTTCAGCTAGATTTTATGTTGCCTGACCGCCTTGATGCCACTTATATTGGCGAGGATAATGATCGTCATATTCCAGTGATGATACATCGAGCAATTTTAGGTTCGATGGAACGTTTTATTGGTATATTAACAGAAAACTGCGCTGGTTTTTTCCCTACATGGTTAGCGCCTACTCAAGTTGAAGTAATAAATATTACGGATAATCAAGCTGATTATGTTAGGCAGTTGACTGAAAAATTACAAAATGCAGGTATCCGTGCTAAAGCTGATTTACGAAATGAAAAAATTGGTTTTAAAATCCGTGAACACACTTTAAAACGCGTTCCTTACATGTTAGTTTGTGGTGATAAGGAAGTCGAAGCTGGAAAAGTTTCAGTTCGTACTCGTCAAGGTAAAGATCTTGGTAGCTTTGAAGTCGAACATGTTGTAGAATTGTTGCAGAATGAAATTCGTACTCGTTCTTTGAATCAAATCAGCGAATAA
- a CDS encoding extracellular solute-binding protein produces MATIKDIAKIAGVSHGTVSNVLNGRGNVSVKKIKLVEEAALKLGYQFNLSAKVLKEGYTKTISVVLPNITAEQYSCLYDGLFQDLSSLGYELSLYITHDSKERELQLIQKIAVKRDQAIIIVSCLESAKHYYEIVKTPINNIIFVYRQPLLAEQFISLDFEQAGKDIAIAIMAKNYRNIGLFTNSTRNRPSYALKKGLLAAFNQLQYEVMLHHIESIPTEGNYNLAFSFFDNSSMRFDAVITSNIERARYIKNANYLGSNVKCPIIYTLTNDVFFYNDNFYQYHMNYGMLSQKITGMIEGKEVNDIENKGFLFLKNELNKPHLLSDRVINFLILPSPTTEAVRKLLPHFKKITGINVNLIVKPFDEIYHQFNKLEQHREIDVVRIDMASLPWFAKPILTPLSELNIDLNELLSHYSKQIIDRFSNINGTTYALPFDPSIQILFYRQDLFNDPLIKRQYFEKYRKNLVVPTDFAEFNQISRFFNRRFNRDSPVLFGSSVTLGNSEIIASEFLLRYYANGGRVIDNTSIVLDNTIAQETLREFKSFLSLANNLDAGWWKTSVEQFEQGDLAMLIVYMNLFSYISNKNILPIIDCAPVPGNHPLFGGGSLGMSRYSDKKDEVSLFFNWIFSKEISEQIALLGGAISRDDILQNQKIITNYPKIKLIQENYSQGIRENQLASGQPINLRKIESIIGDHIASWLNFGGNTKSVVNKINKILKQTI; encoded by the coding sequence ATGGCGACGATAAAAGATATTGCTAAAATAGCAGGTGTTTCACATGGTACAGTTTCTAATGTACTTAATGGGCGAGGAAATGTTAGTGTTAAAAAAATAAAATTAGTCGAAGAAGCTGCCTTGAAATTAGGTTATCAATTTAACTTGTCAGCAAAAGTATTAAAAGAAGGTTATACCAAAACTATTTCAGTGGTCTTACCCAATATTACCGCAGAACAATATAGTTGTCTTTATGATGGCTTATTTCAAGATTTAAGCTCACTTGGTTATGAATTGTCGTTATATATCACCCATGATTCAAAAGAGCGCGAATTACAATTAATACAAAAAATAGCAGTCAAGCGTGATCAAGCAATCATTATTGTCTCTTGTTTAGAGAGTGCGAAGCACTATTACGAAATAGTTAAAACACCAATAAACAATATTATTTTTGTTTATCGTCAGCCTTTATTAGCTGAGCAATTTATTTCACTTGATTTTGAGCAAGCAGGTAAAGATATTGCCATCGCAATTATGGCTAAAAATTACCGTAATATTGGATTATTTACTAATTCAACACGTAATAGGCCGTCATATGCTTTAAAAAAAGGTTTACTTGCCGCTTTTAATCAGTTGCAATATGAAGTAATGCTTCATCATATTGAATCGATACCCACTGAGGGCAATTATAATTTAGCATTTTCTTTTTTTGATAATTCAAGTATGCGCTTTGACGCGGTAATAACGAGTAATATAGAAAGAGCTCGTTATATTAAAAATGCTAACTATTTAGGTAGCAATGTCAAATGTCCAATAATTTATACACTCACCAACGATGTATTTTTTTATAACGATAATTTTTATCAATATCATATGAATTATGGCATGTTAAGCCAAAAAATTACGGGTATGATAGAAGGCAAAGAAGTTAATGATATTGAAAATAAAGGCTTTTTATTTCTCAAGAATGAATTAAATAAACCACATCTGCTAAGCGATAGGGTGATTAATTTTTTAATCCTGCCAAGCCCAACGACAGAAGCAGTGAGAAAGCTATTACCCCACTTTAAAAAAATAACGGGGATTAATGTTAATCTGATCGTTAAGCCATTTGATGAAATTTACCATCAATTTAATAAGCTTGAGCAACATCGAGAAATAGATGTGGTACGTATTGATATGGCTAGTTTACCTTGGTTCGCAAAGCCGATATTAACCCCATTAAGTGAGCTGAATATCGACTTAAATGAGCTATTAAGTCATTATTCAAAGCAAATTATTGACCGTTTCAGTAATATCAATGGCACCACTTATGCGCTGCCATTTGATCCAAGTATTCAGATATTATTTTATCGACAAGATCTGTTTAATGATCCGCTGATTAAGCGTCAGTATTTTGAAAAATATCGAAAAAATCTTGTTGTACCAACCGATTTTGCAGAGTTTAACCAAATAAGTAGGTTTTTTAATCGACGTTTTAATCGTGATTCTCCAGTTCTATTTGGTAGCTCTGTCACATTAGGTAATAGTGAAATTATCGCATCTGAATTTTTATTGCGGTATTATGCAAATGGGGGACGGGTGATTGATAATACCTCAATTGTCTTAGATAACACTATTGCACAAGAGACATTACGAGAATTTAAATCCTTTCTTTCGCTTGCCAATAACCTTGACGCTGGATGGTGGAAAACATCTGTTGAGCAATTTGAGCAAGGTGATTTAGCTATGCTAATTGTCTATATGAATTTATTTTCTTATATCTCAAATAAAAATATTTTACCAATTATTGACTGTGCACCGGTACCAGGGAATCATCCATTATTTGGTGGAGGATCCTTAGGGATGTCTCGCTATAGTGATAAAAAAGATGAAGTGTCGCTATTTTTTAATTGGATTTTTAGTAAAGAGATTAGCGAACAAATTGCGTTATTAGGAGGGGCTATTTCTCGAGATGATATTTTGCAAAATCAAAAAATTATCACTAATTACCCAAAAATTAAACTTATTCAAGAAAATTATTCACAAGGTATTCGAGAAAATCAGTTAGCAAGCGGTCAACCAATCAATCTACGTAAAATTGAAAGCATTATTGGCGATCATATAGCATCATGGTTAAATTTCGGTGGTAATACGAAGAGTGTAGTTAATAAAATTAATAAAATATTAAAACAGACAATTTAG
- the ilvN gene encoding acetolactate synthase small subunit, which translates to MRYILSILIENEPGALSRVIGLFSQRGFNIESVTVAPTEDPTMSRMTIQTSGDVHVLEQIQKQLHKLVDVYRVYDLTEGPHVEREIMLVKIVAKGSQARDEVKRCVDIFRGLIVDVKATQFIIQLTGNSEKLESFLCAIRENCEIVEMVRSGIIGLSRSDKTSK; encoded by the coding sequence ATGCGTTATATATTATCGATTTTAATTGAAAATGAACCAGGAGCATTGTCTAGAGTGATTGGATTATTTTCTCAACGTGGATTTAATATTGAAAGTGTAACAGTGGCGCCAACGGAAGATCCGACTATGTCACGAATGACCATTCAAACAAGTGGTGATGTTCATGTGCTTGAACAAATACAAAAGCAGCTACATAAATTAGTCGATGTTTATCGAGTTTATGATTTAACTGAAGGCCCTCATGTTGAGCGCGAAATCATGTTAGTAAAAATTGTAGCTAAAGGTTCTCAAGCTAGAGATGAGGTTAAACGCTGCGTTGACATTTTCCGTGGTTTGATTGTAGATGTAAAAGCAACACAGTTCATTATTCAATTAACTGGTAACAGTGAAAAATTAGAATCTTTTTTATGTGCTATTCGTGAAAACTGTGAGATTGTTGAAATGGTTCGTTCTGGCATTATTGGGTTATCGCGTAGCGATAAAACTAGCAAGTAA